Below is a window of Haloterrigena alkaliphila DNA.
TGCCATCACGCTCGATCCGACCGCGCTCAGCGGTCCGTCCGACGCGGTGCCGATCGAACCTGCGAGCGGGAACAACCACGTGACGATTTCGATCCCAACCGCTGCGCCCACCGCATGGAACGATACGATCGGGACGACGTTCGCCGACGGCGAGTCGGGCGCTCGAGTAGCCGGCTACGATAATGACCGGTCCCTCCTCACGCTCGAACTGAACGAGACGTACGACAAACTGCAGGTCGCTCGAGTCGGGATCGGTGATGGCGGTACGAAGACCGACGAGTACGACGTTCACAGATCGGACGACGGCGACGACGGTGGTGGCGCGTACGACGTCGGCTGGAACCTGAGTCGAATCGAAGCCGAAAATGATCGCGTGTCGTGTACGTCCGATCGCTGCACCTTCGAGGCGGCTGGCGTGGGCGATACGGCAACGATGAGCGTGGAGACGACTCCGTCGGTCGACGACGCGACCGTCGAGTATGCGGTCAGCAACAGCGGCGTCGGACGGGTCGATCCCACCAGCGGCACGATCCAGAACGGCGACCACCAGACCGAACTCGAGGCTCGAGCCAATGGAACGGTGACCGTGTTCGCTTCGAGCGGCGGCGACGGCGACCGCGTCCCGGTCGATATCGTGCTCGGGAGCGGGAGCAGTCCGCTGTTCGGCGTCACCATCGACGGGACGAACTCGCCGGTGACCGAGGGCGAGACGCTGTCGGTAACGGCAACTGTCGAGAACAACGGATCCGACGCCGGGACGCAAAACGTGACCCTCGAGACTGACGGCCAGCGGCGGGACGCCGCGTCGGTCACGCTGCAACCGGGCGAGTCCACGCAGGTGACCCTCGAGTGGTCGACGACCGACGGTGACGCCGGCGAGTATACCGCACTCGTCGCAAGCGGTGACGACGAGGCGACGACGGGCGTGACCATCGAGAGCGCCGGCGGGCCGAGCGTCGACTCGTTCACGACCGAGCAACGGCCCGGCAACAACGTCGGCATCAGATACAGTTGGGCCGTCTCGTCGACCGACGCGGAACTGGACACCGTCACCGTGGAACTCTATCGCGATGGAACGTACGTTGACGAGCGGACGGCCGCCGTCAGCGGAACCAGCGCCAGCCGAAATAACGAGGAGTTCTCCAACCTCGGGAGCGGACAGGAGTACACCCTGGAGCTAACCGTCACCGACGTGAACGGAAACAGTGCCACCGCGACTCGGACGCAGGTTGCGGGCTGAGACGATCCGGCTCCGATTGCGGCGAGGATGGAGGTGGTTTAGGGCGCTCACTCCGGGCGGCAGCGTTATCGTTTCGGCAACTGTCGAAACCCCGAACGACAATATCATGTATCGTCACCTCCATTGACGAGGCATGACTGCAGTCGGTATCGACGCGATCGAGATCTGGACCGGGAATCTCAAACTCGACCTCCCGGGGACGTTCGCACCCGAGAAGGGCGAAGACCCCGAGAAGTACACGAAAGGGCTGGGACTGAACGCCAGTTCCTTCCCCGATAGTTACGAGGACATCGTCACGATGGGGGCCAACGCCGCCCATCGGTTGATGGAGCGCAAGGGCCTCGAGCCGGACGATATCGGGCGTATCGACGTGGCGACCGAGAGCGCTTTCGACAACTCGAAGCCGGTTTCGACGTACGTCGCTGGCTGCCTCGAGCAGGTCTACGAGGAGGACTTCCACCACGCCAACAAGGGCGAACGGAAGTTCGCCTGTATCGCAGGTACCCAGAGTTTAGACGACGCGTACAACTGGATCCGCGCGGGTCGGAATCGCGGTCGCTCGGCGCTGGTCATCGCGACCGACACCGCGCTCTACGCGCGGGGTGACGACGGCGAGGCCACCCAGGGTGCCGGGGCCGTCGCGATGCTCATCAGCGAGGAACCGAACCTGGTCGAACTCTCCACCGAGCAGGGGTACGGCTCGGCCGACGAGACCGACTTCCTGAAGCCCAACCAGCAGTTCCCGAGCGTCGACGGCAAACGCTCCGTGCAGGTCTACCTCGCGCGGATGCGCGAGGCCCTCGAGGACTACGAGAGCGTTGCGGGGGAGGTCCACGAGGAGGACTTCGCCTACGCGCCCTTCCACACGCCGTTCCCGGGCATGGTCCGGAAGGCCGCCCTGCTCGCGTTCCGTCACGTCACGCGGAACACGGAGGTCGAGGACGAACTGGCCGAGGAGATCGGTCGCCAGCCCCGCCCCGAGGCGTTCGACTCCGACGACGAGTACCGCGATGCGCTCCTGGAGTACATGGACGCCCTCAAGGACACCGACCGCTACGCCGAGTGGTACGACGCCACGATCGACCCGACGCTGACCATCTCCCGCGAGGTCGGCAACTGGTACACCGGCTCCGTTCACGTCGCCCGCGTGAGCGCGCTCAAACACGCCCTCGAGAACGACCGCGAGATGGTCGGCGAAAAGCTGCTCGTCGGCTCCTACGGGAGCGGTGCACAGGCCGAGATCCACGCCGAAACGGTTCGTGACGGCTGGATCGAGGAGCTCGAGGCGCTGAACGTCGACGACCAGCTTGCCGACCGCTACGAGATGACGTGGGACGACTACGAGGAGATCCACGACGCCCACAATCACGAGATGGACGTCGACGTCGAGGAGTTCACGACGCCCGACGAAGAGTTCGTCTTCGACGGCTGGGGTCGCATGGGCGAGCGGAAGTATCGGTACGTCGAATAGCGGATCAGCTCGCCCCTCGGTACCGCCGCTCGAGCGGTTCGCAGTCCGTCGATCGGTACAGTGGACTAATCCGTCAGGGCGTTGCAGCCGGTGATATGCCAGATCGTCCAGAGCCGCCGGCGTGGATCGTCGAACAGCCCGTCCTGACCGTGCTCGCGCTGGTCGGGGTCGTCCTCGGACTGCTCATCGTCCTGCCGTACCTGCAGTACGTCCTCTTCGGGGTCGTCCTCGCGTACATTCTACTGCCGCTCCAGCGGCGCCTCGAGGCCCACGTCCGGCCGATGATCGCGGCCTCGATCACGATCGTGGTCGCGGTGATCGTCATCCTGATCCCGATCATCTACGTCCTCAGCGTCGCGCTCAGACAGACGAGCCAGCTCGTGACCGCGGTCCGGAACGGCGAGGTCGACCTCGAGACGATCGAGTCGATGGTCGCCGAGACCGGGTACAGCGTCGATCTCACGAGCCTCTACGAGTCGTATCAGGACGGGATTACCGGCGGGCTACGGGGGCTGGCGACCGGCGCGCTCGACGTCGTCGGCGGGCTACCGGGGATCGCGATCGGGCTGACGGTCACGCTGTTCGTCTGTTTCGCGCTGTTGCGGGACGGGGATCGGCTGATCGAGTGGCTCTACCGGGTCGTCCCGATCGACGACGACGTCCAGCGGGAGCTGTTCGAGGAACTGGACCAGCTCATGCAGGCGTCGGTCATCAGCAACGTCCTCGTCGCGGTGATCCAGGCCGTGATGCTCGGCGTCGGGCTCGCGATACTGGGGGTCCCCGCAGTCGTGTTACTCACCGTTCTCACGTTCCTGCTCACGCTGCTGCCGCTCGTCGGCGCGTTCGGCGTCTGGCTCCCCGTCTCGATCTATCTCCTCGCGATGAGCCGCCCGCTCGCGGCCGCCGGGCTCGCGGTCTACGGCCTGTTCGTGACCCTCTCAGACACCTATCTCCGGCCCGCGCTCATCGGCCGGACGGGCGCGATCAACTCCGCGATCATCGTCGTCGGCATCTTCGGCGGACTCATCACGTTCGGTGCCGTGGGGCTGTTCATCGGTCCCGTCGTCCTCGGCGGTGCGAAGGTCGTGCTCGACATCTTCGCGCGGGAGCGCGCCGACGGCCCGGAAACCGACGCCGGGACGACGGGCGACGGCTCCCCCGAGCGGTCGGGAGCCCAATC
It encodes the following:
- the hmgB gene encoding hydroxymethylglutaryl-CoA synthase, with translation MTAVGIDAIEIWTGNLKLDLPGTFAPEKGEDPEKYTKGLGLNASSFPDSYEDIVTMGANAAHRLMERKGLEPDDIGRIDVATESAFDNSKPVSTYVAGCLEQVYEEDFHHANKGERKFACIAGTQSLDDAYNWIRAGRNRGRSALVIATDTALYARGDDGEATQGAGAVAMLISEEPNLVELSTEQGYGSADETDFLKPNQQFPSVDGKRSVQVYLARMREALEDYESVAGEVHEEDFAYAPFHTPFPGMVRKAALLAFRHVTRNTEVEDELAEEIGRQPRPEAFDSDDEYRDALLEYMDALKDTDRYAEWYDATIDPTLTISREVGNWYTGSVHVARVSALKHALENDREMVGEKLLVGSYGSGAQAEIHAETVRDGWIEELEALNVDDQLADRYEMTWDDYEEIHDAHNHEMDVDVEEFTTPDEEFVFDGWGRMGERKYRYVE
- a CDS encoding AI-2E family transporter; translated protein: MPDRPEPPAWIVEQPVLTVLALVGVVLGLLIVLPYLQYVLFGVVLAYILLPLQRRLEAHVRPMIAASITIVVAVIVILIPIIYVLSVALRQTSQLVTAVRNGEVDLETIESMVAETGYSVDLTSLYESYQDGITGGLRGLATGALDVVGGLPGIAIGLTVTLFVCFALLRDGDRLIEWLYRVVPIDDDVQRELFEELDQLMQASVISNVLVAVIQAVMLGVGLAILGVPAVVLLTVLTFLLTLLPLVGAFGVWLPVSIYLLAMSRPLAAAGLAVYGLFVTLSDTYLRPALIGRTGAINSAIIVVGIFGGLITFGAVGLFIGPVVLGGAKVVLDIFARERADGPETDAGTTGDGSPERSGAQSTDAETDERTASAPDAAAEDGDPDPEA
- a CDS encoding CARDB domain-containing protein; translated protein: MVRRGDERGVTVQIGAVLLLAIVFSAFALYQINAVPAENERVEFAHNQEVHDELQTLRNAIQNVGTGGGTQSTAVTLGTQYPSRTLATNPPAPTGRLETTGTANITVDARADTDSEYDGNPDNLTGDHETTTLAYTPDYREYGSAPTTRIEHGFAFNDFDDAQVTLTEQPLLSDGTIRLVVLEGELSESGGGAITLDPTALSGPSDAVPIEPASGNNHVTISIPTAAPTAWNDTIGTTFADGESGARVAGYDNDRSLLTLELNETYDKLQVARVGIGDGGTKTDEYDVHRSDDGDDGGGAYDVGWNLSRIEAENDRVSCTSDRCTFEAAGVGDTATMSVETTPSVDDATVEYAVSNSGVGRVDPTSGTIQNGDHQTELEARANGTVTVFASSGGDGDRVPVDIVLGSGSSPLFGVTIDGTNSPVTEGETLSVTATVENNGSDAGTQNVTLETDGQRRDAASVTLQPGESTQVTLEWSTTDGDAGEYTALVASGDDEATTGVTIESAGGPSVDSFTTEQRPGNNVGIRYSWAVSSTDAELDTVTVELYRDGTYVDERTAAVSGTSASRNNEEFSNLGSGQEYTLELTVTDVNGNSATATRTQVAG